A window of Gammaproteobacteria bacterium genomic DNA:
CGCCGAGTTTAAATGCGGCTCGCCATGCGCAAGTGATATATGAGTTAAGTGCGAGCTGATGACGATTGAATTTTAGAAATAATCTTGTGAGAGCCTGAAGCGAGGACGTAAGAGAATACTATGATTGCCGAACAACTTGATAACAGTGTTAAACCCGGCGTGGAAGGCGAGACCTTAGTGAAAATCAGAGGGCTGTCTTATTATCGGGGCAGCAGAGCCATATTCAATGGCGTGGATATGGATATCGTCAGAGGTAAAATCACAGCCATTATGGGGCCTAGCGGAACAGGGAAAACCACCTTATTGCGATTGATGGGAGGGCAGCTCAAACCGTCCCAAGGAACCGTAGCGGTGGAAGGGGCTGATGTGGCGAAGCTAAAATACACGCAATTGTATGCCTTGAGAAAACGCATGGGGATGTTGTTTCAAAACGGCGCTTTGTTTACAGATATTAACGTATTTGACAATGTGGCATTTCCTTTGCGCGAACATACCAATTTACCGGACTCCATGATCCGGGATCTGGTTTTAATGAAGCTGGAAGCGGTGGGGTTGCGCGGAGCCAATCAGTTAATGCCTAGCGAATTGTCTGGCGGTATGGCCAGGCGGGTTGCCCTGGCCAGGGCAATTGCACTGGATCCCATGATGATCATGTACGACGAACCCTTTACCGGGCAGGATCCCATCTCCATGGGGGTATTGGTTCGGTTATTGAAAACCCTGAATGATGCTCTGCACCTGACGAGCGTGTTGGTATCACACGATGTGAAGGAAAGCCTTTCTATTGCAGATTATGTCTATGTGATATCAGAGGGTAAGGTGGTGGAGCACGGCACTCCGGATACCTTGCGACAATCTCAATCTGAATGGGTACAACAGTTCCTGGAGGGTTTGAGTGACGGCCCGGTGCCTTTTCACTTTCCGGCGGCTGACATAGAAACTGACTTATTGAAGGAGGGGCGCTCGTGATTGGTATGCTACAAAACCTGGGCGCGGGCGCTCTGGGCATTTTTGAACGCTTAGGACGGGGTAATCTGTTTTTACTGAATGTCCTAATGGGCATCCCCGGGCTGTTGTTGCGATTTGGTTTGGTTGTGGCACAACTGTATGCTACGGGCGTTCTGTCGCTGTTGATTATCGGCGTGGCGGGACTGTTTGTCGGAATGGTGTTGGGTCTGCAGGGCTACAACACTCTGGTGACTTACGGCGCTTCCGAGTCGCTGGGTATTTTTGTGGCCTTAACGCTGGTGCGGGAGTTAGGGCCGGTGGTTTCTGCTCTATTATTTGCGGGGCGTGCCGGATCTGCCTTAACCGCGGAAATCGGCTTAATGAAAGCCACCGAACAGCTCTCCGCTATGGAAATGATGGCGGTGGATCCATTGCATCGAGTGATAGCCCCCCGGTTTCTTGCCGGTATGATTGCAACTCCCTTATTGGCTGCCTTATTCAGCGCCGTGGGTGTGATGGGTGGTTACTTTGTGGGAGTGGGTTTGCTGGGGGTGGATGAAGGTACCTTTTGGTCGCAAATGCAAGACAGCGTGGATCTTTACGATGATGTTATGAACGGCGTGATCAAAAGTGTGGTATTTGGGTTCGTGGTAACGTGGATCGCTGTCTTTGAAGGGTATGATGCTGTACCCACTTCGGAAGGCGTCAGTCGTGCTACAACCAGAACCGTGGTGCACGGATCATTGGCGGTATTGGGTTTGGATTTTGTATTGACTGCATTAATGTTTGGAGACAATTAAATGGAACAATCGAAGACGGTGCAAGTGTGGGTTGGGGTGTTTGTGGCCATTGGCATTGCCTCCTTGTTTATGCTTGCTATGAAAGTGAGCAACATCAGCGCACTGGCTGAAACAGAAGGCTATGAGTTGAAGCTGAAGTTTGAAAATATTGGCGGACTAAAAGTGCGTTCGCCGGTGACCATGGCCGGTGTGGTGGTGGGGCGAGTTGCCGGGATCGGTTTTGATCGAGAGTCGTATGAAGCCGTGGTAACCGTTAGAGTAGAGCAAAAATACGACAATATTCCCGACGATACCAGCGCCAGTATTTATACCGCCGGTTTGTTGGGTGAGCAATATATTGGGCTGGAGCCTGGTGGCTCTGAAACCTACTTGAAACCGGGTGATACCTTTAAGCTGACCCAGTCGGCTGTGGTGTTGGAAAAGCTCATCGGTCAGTTTTTAGTGAATAAAGCTGACGAATAGTTTGCAGGATTGGATTTACCACATAGGGTTTACTATATCAGGGTAACAATGGGCGTTAGATGCAGTAAAGGCACAAAGTATGATCGAGTTTGGTAATGACAATATACAACAAAGCGCGCGACCTGGGTTGTTTGGTTTAGGGTCCTTGGGTTTAGGATCCTTGGGTTTAGGGTGCTTAAGTGCGGGGTTTCTGCTGTGCGGCTTAAATACTCCGCTGCAAGCAGAGGAAATGGTGTTGTCCTTGGAACAGGCAGTGGAAAAAGCGCTGGCTCATGATCCACGCATTGGCGAGAAACAAAAACTGGTTGGTGCGGCAGAGGGCTTGGTGTTGGAAGCAGAAGGTTCTGCGGACTGGATCTATGATGTCAATGCATTTGTGGCTTTGGCGCCGTCCATTCGTGGAGACTTTTACGACAGCAGCGGCCAATACAATCGCGATTCTTTGGATATGACCGGTGTGGGGCCCTGGTTCAATGTGGATTTTACGGCAGTAAAACCTTTGTATACCTACGGCAAGATAGAAAACTACTCCCGCGCCGCAAGAGAAAATGTCAAAATTAAAAAAGGGGATGTAAACCTGGCGCGCGCCAATACCTATTTGGATGTTACCCGGGCTTACTACGGGTACTTAACCGCAAGGGATGTTGCTCTTCTGGTGGAAGATGCCTTGGGTAAACTCGATGGAGCCATTACTTTGGTAGACGAGTGGGTGGAAACCGGTAAAGCAAAACAATCCGATAAGTTCGCGTTGGAAACCGGGGTGGCCATCGCCAACCGATTTCTTGCTGAAGCCCGGGGCACGGAGCAGGTGGCCATGGCGGGGTTGAAATACCTGGTGGGCGCAAAAAGCGAAGATACGTTGCGTTTAGCCGACACGC
This region includes:
- the mlaD gene encoding outer membrane lipid asymmetry maintenance protein MlaD, encoding MEQSKTVQVWVGVFVAIGIASLFMLAMKVSNISALAETEGYELKLKFENIGGLKVRSPVTMAGVVVGRVAGIGFDRESYEAVVTVRVEQKYDNIPDDTSASIYTAGLLGEQYIGLEPGGSETYLKPGDTFKLTQSAVVLEKLIGQFLVNKADE
- a CDS encoding TolC family protein, whose protein sequence is MIEFGNDNIQQSARPGLFGLGSLGLGSLGLGCLSAGFLLCGLNTPLQAEEMVLSLEQAVEKALAHDPRIGEKQKLVGAAEGLVLEAEGSADWIYDVNAFVALAPSIRGDFYDSSGQYNRDSLDMTGVGPWFNVDFTAVKPLYTYGKIENYSRAARENVKIKKGDVNLARANTYLDVTRAYYGYLTARDVALLVEDALGKLDGAITLVDEWVETGKAKQSDKFALETGVAIANRFLAEARGTEQVAMAGLKYLVGAKSEDTLRLADTQLKPVVMPDKTLPELQLAALKNRPEMSQVEAGLSARRALLDAKNSEFYPNIYGGLAGGFAYSPDRVSTEEVAVYDPFNKAGATPVLGVKWDLSSGAQKGKVAQAQAELDAVLELKSIALQGIPFQVAERFHTVSANDKMVKELYKAARSGRRWMISTYADFEAGIEEADKVITALQAYVLAHSEYLQVVNDYNVNVARLKVVTGEIQ
- a CDS encoding ATP-binding cassette domain-containing protein, encoding MIAEQLDNSVKPGVEGETLVKIRGLSYYRGSRAIFNGVDMDIVRGKITAIMGPSGTGKTTLLRLMGGQLKPSQGTVAVEGADVAKLKYTQLYALRKRMGMLFQNGALFTDINVFDNVAFPLREHTNLPDSMIRDLVLMKLEAVGLRGANQLMPSELSGGMARRVALARAIALDPMMIMYDEPFTGQDPISMGVLVRLLKTLNDALHLTSVLVSHDVKESLSIADYVYVISEGKVVEHGTPDTLRQSQSEWVQQFLEGLSDGPVPFHFPAADIETDLLKEGRS
- the mlaE gene encoding lipid asymmetry maintenance ABC transporter permease subunit MlaE, which gives rise to MLQNLGAGALGIFERLGRGNLFLLNVLMGIPGLLLRFGLVVAQLYATGVLSLLIIGVAGLFVGMVLGLQGYNTLVTYGASESLGIFVALTLVRELGPVVSALLFAGRAGSALTAEIGLMKATEQLSAMEMMAVDPLHRVIAPRFLAGMIATPLLAALFSAVGVMGGYFVGVGLLGVDEGTFWSQMQDSVDLYDDVMNGVIKSVVFGFVVTWIAVFEGYDAVPTSEGVSRATTRTVVHGSLAVLGLDFVLTALMFGDN